The following are encoded in a window of Castanea sativa cultivar Marrone di Chiusa Pesio chromosome 9, ASM4071231v1 genomic DNA:
- the LOC142608744 gene encoding serine/threonine-protein phosphatase 7 long form homolog, whose protein sequence is MVDDRVLDIVKRIGLEGLYRTPFRELDHNLITAFVERWRLETHTFHLPHGEMTITLQDVEVLLGIPIDGEAIVGTYALTWAVECEQMLGIVTNSVVLKGQRIQIKKLLEKIDQGLPDGAKEVAVHQYAQCYILALLGDTIFADKSSDRVHTMWLQMLRDLHNPPRYSWGSACLAWLYRELCRATDKKASQIGGALILVQYWA, encoded by the coding sequence ATGGTGGATGATCGCGTCCTCGACATTGTCAAGAGAATTGGATTAGAGGGGCTGTATAGGACCCCATTTAGAGAGCTTGATCATAACTTGATAACGGCCTTTGTTGAGCGATGGCGGCTTGAAACCCACACCTTCCaccttccacatggtgagatgacgATCACATTACAAGACGTGGAGGTTCTGTTGGGGATTCCAATCGATGGTGAGGCAATTGTTGGAACTTATGCCTTGACGTGGGCTGTTGAATGTGAGCAAATGCTTggaattgttactaattctGTGGTGCTTAAAGGACAGAGGATCCAAATCAAGAAGCTACTCGAAAAAATTGACCAAGGGTTGCCCGATGGTGCAAAAGAGGTTGCTGTGCATCAGTATGCACAATGTTATATTCTAGCACTCCTAGGGGACACAATTTTCGCTGACAAGTCTAGCGATAGGGTGCATACGATGTGGTTGCAGATGTTGAGGGACCTTCACAATCCACCTCGGTACAGTTGGGGGagtgcttgccttgcatggttgtacagAGAGTTATGCAGGGCAACCGACAAAAAGGCTAGTCAGATTGGTGGGGCCTTGATACTCGTTCAGTATTGGGCATAG